One window of the Dendropsophus ebraccatus isolate aDenEbr1 chromosome 12, aDenEbr1.pat, whole genome shotgun sequence genome contains the following:
- the TIRAP gene encoding toll/interleukin-1 receptor domain-containing adapter protein gives MVQPEDYTKRNVWFWEMGPRESKIKSPPKTPTRSDRGSGATAMIGRRSIPMRTMQPSGSEPVPVWPERSVRWERRYDVYICHSREDADCSYAMEMLSDLEQQPEKLRCFLPMRDMLVGSPVSSEMCSGLESSHCWVMLLTPHFLADDWCKYQMHQSLAQAPCSDGRLIPVLIGLTFAQYPPEMKHMYAFMGALNDSSVFAKVKGAILTYLKRMITVTSDQIPAYSPSNRTPESRESSETPVETNQEESPVTKESTSDMSSKSQEIQETISDISSKSPEIQETISDISSKSPEVQETISDISSKSPEIQETISDISSKSPEVQETISDISSKSPEVKETTSDISSEIQETTGEMFSEIPVTQKTTSDMSLKSPVTQETTSEMLSTNPWTEETPTGVLSRSLLSQESVSYKSSGWSVTNETTREVSLRGFGLEETLDYVSLGSSLTGLETTSEMPIRSPVIGQMTTINMSSRTSMMEETISDMSSRSPVTQETPSKVLLRSLVLDKTTSDLRSSMATQENTSNVSMIRSVIGLKTTSDVSSRTPMTEETNRSIVTQQTTSDMSMRSSIIRQGTSSDVSMRRLTQESNSDMIMRSSLIRPETTRDMSSGSPLTTSDMSSGSPLTTTDMSSGSPLTTSDMSITSSRQETSNELNLSPPLINNTDICTDCIAPAPKDSFSRESRIDTSDSGVWSMTMDLHTDCMSDDETASMHSHSRMDELT, from the exons ATGGTTCAACCAGAAGATTACACAAAGAGGAATGTCTG GTTTTGGGAAATGGGTCCGAGGGAAAGTAAAATCAAGTCACCCCCCAAGACTCCTACGAGATCAGATCGTGGGAGCGGAGCCACTGCCATGATCGGCCGCCGCAGTATCCCAATGAGGACAATGCAGCCATCGGGCTCTGAGCCTGTCCCTGTGTGGCCGGAGAGGAGCGTGCGCTGGGAGAGGCGGTATGACGTCTACATCTGTCACAGCAGGGAGGACGCCGACTGCTCCTATGCTATGGAGATGCTATCAGACCTGGAGCAGCAGCCGGAGAAGTTGCGCTGCTTCCTTCCTATGAGGGATATGTTGGTGGGGAGTCCTGTATCCTCAGAGATGTGCAGCGGCTTAGAGAGCAGCCATTGCTGGGTGATGCTGCTGACCCCGCATTTCCTAGCTGATGACTGGTGTAAATACCAGATGCACCAGTCCCTTGCGCAGGCGCCATGCTCCGATGGGCGCTTAATCCCGGTTCTGATTGGGCTGACATTTGCACAGTATCCACCGGAAATGAAGCACATGTACGCCTTCATGGGAGCGCTGAATGATTCCAGCGTGTTCGCTAAGGTCAAAGGAGCCATATTGACAT ATCTAAAAAGGATGATAACTGTTACAAGTGACCAGATTCCTGCATATTCACCAAGTAACAGGACCCCTGAAAGTAGAGAGAGCTCCGAGACCCCTGTAGAAACCAACCAGGAGGAAAGCCCAGTTACTAAGGAGAGCACTAGTGACATGTCCTCAAAAAGCCAAGAGATCCAGGAGACCATCAGTGACATCTCCTCAAAAAGCCCAGAGATCCAGGAGACCATCAGTGACATCTCCTCAAAAAGCCCAGAGGTCCAGGAGACCATCAGTGACATCTCCTCAAAAAGCCCAGAGATCCAGGAGACCATCAGTGACATCTCCTCAAAAAGTCCAGAGGTCCAGGAGACCATCAGTGACATCTCCTCAAAAAGTCCAGAGGTCAAGGAGACCACCAGTGACATCTCCTCAGAGATCCAGGAGACCACCGGTGAAATGTTCTCAGAAATCCCAGTGACTCAGAAGACTACCAGTGACATGTCCCTAAAAAGCCCAGTGACCCAGGAGACCACCAGTGAGATGTTATCTACAAACCCATggacagaggagacccccacTGGAGTTTTATCAAGAAGCCTATTGTCACAAGAGAGCGTCAGTTACAAGTCCTCAGGGTGGTCAGTGACCAATGAGACAACCAGGGAAGTTTCATTAAGAGGCTTTGGGTTAGAGGAAACCCTTGATTATGTGTCATTGGGAAGCTCTTTGACTGGACTGGAGACCACCAGTGAAATGCCAATAAGAAGTCCTGTCATTGGACAGATGACCACCATTAACATGTCCTCTAGAACCTCAATGATGGAGGAAACCATCAGTGACATGTCCTCAAGGAGCCCAGTGACCCAGGAGACTCCTAGTAAAGTATTGTTAAGAAGTTTAGTGTTAGATAAGACCACCAGTGACTTGAGAAGCTCTATGGCCACACAAGAGAACACCAGTAACGTGTCCATGATAAGGTCTGTGATCGGGCTGAAGACCACAAGTGATGTGTCCTCCAGAACCCCAATGACAGAAGAGACCAACAGAAGCATAGTGACCCAGCAGactaccagtgacatgtctatgAGAAGCTCCATAATCAGACAGGGGACCTCCAGTGATGTGTCTATGAGAAGACTGACTCAAGAGAGCAATAGTGACATGATCATGAGAAGTTCTCTGATCAGACCTGAGACCACCAGAGACATGTCCTCAGGAAGCCCACTGACCACCAGCGACATGTCCTCAGGAAGCCCACTGACCACCACCGACATGTCCTCAGGAAGCCCACTGACCACCAGCGACATGTCCATAACTAGTTCTAGGCAAGAAACCTCCAATGAGCTGAATTTGTCCCCACCACTTATCAATAATACAGACATCTGTACAGACTGCATCGCCCCTGCCCCCAAGGACTCGTTCAGCAGGGAGTCACGAATTGACACAAGTGATTCTGGTGTTTGGTCAATGACTATGGACCTTCATACAGACTGCATGAGTGACGATGAAACAGCGAGCATGCACTCACACAGTCGTATGGATGAGCTTACATGA
- the DCPS gene encoding m7GpppX diphosphatase, protein MLHTTMAQPGEKRKREDEVENGGAGDTEASTGAEHPLSGFQLKSVLRESARDKTIFLHGQVGGQGQSAEDAVVILERAPFQAETIPRLLCGDPELKLQLKNDIYSVYQLNPPPELNEVKTTIIRPATEKHIKKYVRQELCLIQETGEDYKNITLPFIESQSFSIQWVYNILEKKAEEDRIVHENPDPAVGFILLPDFKWNQKQVDDLYLIAICHPRGIKSLRDLSGDHLPLLKNILQEGQAAILKRYGVQGNQLRIYLHYQPSYYHLHVHFVALGHEAPGITVERAHLLSDVIQNLELDPQYYTKRTLTYALRADEPLLQKFKEAGRC, encoded by the exons ATGCTCCACACTACAATGGCTcaacccggggagaagaggaagcGGGAAGATGAGGTTGAGAATGGGGGCGCCGGGGACACCGAGGCCTCTACGGGAGCGGAGCATCCCCTCTCCGGGTTCCAGCTCAAAAGTGTCCTGAGGGAGTCAGCGAGAGATAAGACTATCTTCCTGCACGGACAG gtCGGAGGTCAGGGGCAGAGCGCTGAAGATGCAGTCGTCATCCTGGAGAGGGCGCCCTTTCAGGCGGAGACAATCCCTCGCCTCCTCTGTGGTGATCCGGAGCTGAAGCTTCAGCTGAAGAACGACATCTACAGCGTCTACCAGCTGAATCCACCGCCGGAGCTAAACG AAGTGAAAACCACCATCATCCGACCGGCAACTGAGAAACACATCAAGAAATATGTGCGTCAGGAACTTTGCCTCATCCAGGAAACGGGCGAGGATTATAAGAACATCACCCTGCCCTTCATCGAGTCTCAGAGCTTCAGCATCCAG TGGGTCTATAATATCCTGGAGAAGAAAGCGGAGGAGGATCGGATCGTCCATGAGAATCCAGACCCGGCCGTCGGCTTCATTCTCTTACCGGACTTCAAATGGAACCAGAAACAG GTAGATGATCTGTACCTCATCGCCATCTGTCACCCACGCGGCATCAAGTCCTTACGAGACCTCAGTGGGGATCATCTGCCGCTGCTAAAGAACATCCTGCAGGAGGGGCAG GCGGCCATCTTGAAGCGGTATGGAGTCCAGGGTAACCAGCTGCGGATCTACCTTCATTACCAGCCCTCCTATTACCACCTGCATGTACATTTCGTAGCTCTAGGACATGAGGCGCCGGGGATCACAGTGGAACGCGCCCACCTTCTGAGTGACGTTATCCAGAATCTAGAGCTGGACCCTCAGTACTACACCAAGCGCACCCTGACCTACGCCCTGCGGGCCGACGAACCGCTGCTGCAGAAATTTAAGGAAGCCGGGAGATgctga